CACGGAAATGGCACGCAGGCGATGTTTTACGAATCGCCCGAGGTCCTCTACGCGTCGACCCACCAGTATCCGCATTATCCGGGGAGCGGCTCGCTGCACGAGATCGGAGCGGGACGCGGCGAAGGATATACCATCAACGCGCCCATGCCGGCCAATTTTGGCGATGACGAATACCTGCGCTTCTTCGATGACTTCATCTTGCCAATCGGCCGCAAGTTTCGCCCCGAGTTCATCCTGGTTTCGTCGGGATTTGACTGCCATTGGCGCGACCCGTTGGCGCAAATGCGCGTGACCGAAGAAGGGTTTGTCGCGATGGCGCGCCGGGTGAAGAAGTTGGCGGCGGAATGTTGCGGGGGAAAGATGGTGGCCGCCCTGGAAGGCGGCTATGACCTCGAAGCCCTAGTCAATTCCGGACGGGTGGTGCTCGAGGAGCTGGGCCGTTACCCCGACGAACCCATTTACCCCGCGCGCGACGGCGCCGCCGTTATGCCGATCATCCAGCGCGCAGCACGGAACGTCGGCCGGTTCTGGAACCTCGCCTAGGGATGGGTCAGCAACCTCTGTCCGGAGATTCATCGCCGGGTAGGTTCGCCGCACGGCTCGTTGCGGTCGGGGGATCGACGCCGCGCGAGTATCGGCTGCGGGCCGGCAAAACCTCTATTGGTTACGCCAAAGACAACGACATCGTGCTCGATGCCTCCACCGTCTCGCGCTACCACGCGGTGATCCAGCGCCGGATCGGCGGTTATACAGTTACCGATCTCGAGTCGACCAATGGAACGTTTGTCAACGGTCTTCGAATCAAAAACCCTACCGCACTGAAGCGCGGCGACGACGTGCGCTTCGGCGACGCGCGCTTCGCATTTCTGGCTCGCCGCCGGTCCATCATTCAGGAGTTTCGCTCAATTCGCGCCTTCCCGCTCGCTCTTGTCACGGTGTTCCTTTTCGCGATCGGCTTCGGGGTGGTGCGCTATCGGGTGTGGAAGGCTGCGAAGCTGGGGGTGACAAACGGCGTACCAGCGCCGGCCGCGTCCACCGCAAGCAATTCCGTCGGGACGCAATCGGCGGCCTCATCCGCGAGCAGCGAGTCTCCCACTGGCAGCAATGCCCCTTCAGCGACCGAGCCCGAATGGCTTGCGCTGCTTAACTGGTATCGCAAGCTCTCCGGGCTTAAACCCGTGTTCGAAGATTCGAAACTGAGCGCGGGTGATCAGGCGCACGTGCGGTACCTTCTCGCCAACTACTCCGAAGCGCTGCGCAACGGCGCGATGCCGGGGGGCGAAATGCACGAGGAGCGAGACGGTAGCCCTGGGTATAGTCCCGACGGTGCCAAGGCCGGCAAACAAAGCGACGTCGATTTCGTTTACTGGCATGGGCACCAACCTGCGGGGCTGGTGAATTTCGCGATCCTGGACTGGATCAGCGGCGCGTTTCATCGCTTGCCGCTGCTCAATCCGAACCTGCGCCGGGTTGGCTACTACGACTTTTGTGGAGGGGGCATCTGTGTTGCGGCGATGAATGCCATAGGTGGCGCGGACGCAGGCGGCTTGCGTCAATCATTCCCGCGTCCCCTAAAATTTCCTCCCGCCGATGCGGGGATCGACTTGCGAACCTTCGAAAACGAATGGCCCGATCCACTGACCGCGTGTCCGGGCTATGCTGCGCCGACCGGTTTGCCAATTACCTTGACCTTGGGAAGCTTTGTCCCCGCAAAACTTGAACGGTTCAGCGTCGAAAGTGTTTCCCCCGATGGTACGACGAGCAAAGTGGACGCATGTGGATTCGATGCCGCTACCTATGTCAACCCCGAGTCATACGGTCAATCGGCTGGGCGCGAAGTGCTGGCCGCGAACGGGTCGGTAGTGGTAATCCCGCGCCGCCCCCTGACCCGCGGCGCGACCTACTCGGTGCGGATGACCGTCAATGGCCACGAATATGACTGGACCTTCTCGGTGAACATGTAGTCGCCCGCCAGCGGTTGGCTCGGGCAGGTCGTCTTGCACCTCGATTTATAAAGAATCAGGTCCCTGCGCCGTGGGATCTTCTAGAGTGGGTTCGCCTTCACCTGTCGATTCTGCTGTGGAGGACGCGCGCCGCCTCACGGCTCGAAATCCAGTGCGATAACAGTCTGCAGCGGAGCGATCGCATTTTCCGGAACGTCGATTATCAGCTCGCCGACTGGATCCTGATTGAACATCATTTCAGTGACGACTCCGCGTCGGTGGATGCGGAGCTGCTCGCCCGATGCGAGCACGCTAGCCGCCCTGATCTTGCGCAGATGGACTCCGCGGACCGAAATCGTGTCATAGGGGCGCGCGAGCAAGTGCAGATAAACGCGATTCTCACGCCGGGTTGAGGGGCCGTAGAACTGCCAGGGCTCGAGTCCCGGTTGGCTTCCAACGATGCTCTCGCCGCTGCGCGCCATCCAGTCTGCGATCGCGTCGAGCCGCTCGGCTTGCTCCTCGGCCAGGGAGCCGTCTCCACGCGGGCCGACATTGAGCAGCAGCTTTCCGCCCTTGGTGGCAACTTCCGAGAGGGTGTTGATGAGGCGGCGGACCGACTTGTACTGACGGTCGGACGGGTTGTAGCCCCAA
This genomic window from Candidatus Binataceae bacterium contains:
- a CDS encoding histone deacetylase, giving the protein MLKTALVTDRAYARHFAGRSHPERPERIRAMIDMTDSIKRPGLQHRVPREATLEEIGLCHQPQYVQLMHATGTLERFDFDPDTHTSRDSYRTALLAAGGVLTAVEAVMDGETDNAFAIVRPPGHHALPDRAMGFCFFNNVAIAAAWLLKHRGLRRIMIVDWDVHHGNGTQAMFYESPEVLYASTHQYPHYPGSGSLHEIGAGRGEGYTINAPMPANFGDDEYLRFFDDFILPIGRKFRPEFILVSSGFDCHWRDPLAQMRVTEEGFVAMARRVKKLAAECCGGKMVAALEGGYDLEALVNSGRVVLEELGRYPDEPIYPARDGAAVMPIIQRAARNVGRFWNLA
- a CDS encoding FHA domain-containing protein, which gives rise to MGQQPLSGDSSPGRFAARLVAVGGSTPREYRLRAGKTSIGYAKDNDIVLDASTVSRYHAVIQRRIGGYTVTDLESTNGTFVNGLRIKNPTALKRGDDVRFGDARFAFLARRRSIIQEFRSIRAFPLALVTVFLFAIGFGVVRYRVWKAAKLGVTNGVPAPAASTASNSVGTQSAASSASSESPTGSNAPSATEPEWLALLNWYRKLSGLKPVFEDSKLSAGDQAHVRYLLANYSEALRNGAMPGGEMHEERDGSPGYSPDGAKAGKQSDVDFVYWHGHQPAGLVNFAILDWISGAFHRLPLLNPNLRRVGYYDFCGGGICVAAMNAIGGADAGGLRQSFPRPLKFPPADAGIDLRTFENEWPDPLTACPGYAAPTGLPITLTLGSFVPAKLERFSVESVSPDGTTSKVDACGFDAATYVNPESYGQSAGREVLAANGSVVVIPRRPLTRGATYSVRMTVNGHEYDWTFSVNM